A portion of the Malania oleifera isolate guangnan ecotype guangnan chromosome 3, ASM2987363v1, whole genome shotgun sequence genome contains these proteins:
- the LOC131150427 gene encoding GDSL esterase/lipase At4g16230-like, with protein sequence MDTLADRKIIAVIMSLMHIVFALLGICKADNKTPAIFVFGDSLVDAGNNNYLFTIAKANVKPNGIDFGRPTGRFTNGRTIVDIIVSFFLPFFDFGPTGRFTNGRTIPPSFFLSFFDVTFIRGFVTTGQELGLKDFIPPYLDPTTVGEAVLQGVNYASSTGGILKQTGFFFFGRINMDEQIDYFVKTRQDIISMIGAPAAQNLLNKALFTITIGSNDFMNKYTLPIGSISERIVASTETIVAILISKYRLQVTRLYDLDARKFLVTSIAPIGCIPFMRDTNSFAGSDNCVGKSNQVVQLFNTRLKSLVVELTANLEGSKFVYADGYHILDDMIRNYKEYGFENADSACCRLVGRHGGLFPCNPISKLCPDRSKYLFWDLFHPSDAANLIITKRLMYGNDSRDVWPMNIRQLVES encoded by the exons ATGGATACTCTAGCAGATAGAAAAATTATAGCTGTGATAATGTCCCTAATGCATATTGTGTTTGCCTTGCTGGGGATTTGTAAGGCAGACAATAAAACTCCTGCTATTTTTGTCTTTGGAGATTCTTTGGTTGATGCTGGAAACAACAACTACTTATTCACCATCGCTAAGGCCAATGTCAAGCCCAATGGAATTGACTTTGGGAGGCCAACCGGGCGATTCACAAATGGAAGAACAATTGTGGATATTATAG TTTCTTTCTTCCTTCCTTTCTTTGACTTTGGGCCAACCGGGCGATTCACAAATGGAAGAACAATT cctccttctttcttcctttctttttttgACGTTACTTTCATTCGTGGATTTGTTACCACAGGTCAGGAATTGGGTTTGAAAGATTTCATTCCTCCTTACTTGGATCCAACAACAGTTGGTGAAGCGGTTCTGCAGGGTGTCAATTATGCCTCAAGCACCGGTGGAATTTTAAAACAGACTGGGTTTTTTTTT TTCGGCCGAATCAACATGGATGAGCAGATTGATTACTTCGTGAAGACCAGGCAAGACATAATCTCGATGATCGGTGCTCCAGCAGCCCAGAATCTGTTGAATAAGGCTCTATTTACAATTACAATTGGCTCAAATGACTTCATGAATAAGTACACATTGCCCATTGGCTCAATTAGCGAGCGGATAGTCGCATCTACAGAGACCATTGTGGCCATCCTGATTTCAAAATACAGGCTCCAAGTTACT AGGCTCTACGATTTGGATGCTCGAAAGTTCCTTGTGACTAGCATAGCACCTATTGGGTGCATCCCATTTATGAGGGACACTAATTCTTTTGCCGGATCAGACAATTGTGTTGGAAAATCCAATCAGGTAGTCCAGTTATTCAACACCCGGTTGAAGAGCCTCGTCGTCGAGCTTACTGCTAACCTCGAGGGATCGAAGTTTGTTTATGCAGATGGTTACCACATTCTAGATGATATGATCCGAAACTATAAGGAATATG GTTTTGAGAATGCAGATTCTGCGTGCTGCCGTCTAGTAGGCCGCCACGGAGGCCTCTTCCCTTGTAATCCTATTTCTAAACTTTGTCCAGACCGGTCGAAGTATTTGTTCTGGGACTTATTCCATCCTTCTGATGCTGCTAACCTAATCATCACAAAGCGCCTAATGTATGGAAACGACTCGAGGGATGTTTGGCCTATGAATATTAGGCAACTTGTTGAAAGTTGA
- the LOC131150428 gene encoding uncharacterized protein LOC131150428 produces MILSWLLNAIYREIASSVLYHELAKDFWDDLAVQFQQSNEPCLYQLKKDISNLMLENLTVTTYFTRLKGLWDELSNYIATKKCVCCQGSACGKSSHEDYVLQFLMGLNGTYSQIRGQILLSDPPPSISKVYALIVQEEPQRTAVGHVPSIESATMLSKNYSSNAHKKRYQKNNKQKRPCSHCGYENHTIEKCYKQHSYPPRYKFTKNKPTSRYTSYAHQVIADKDLINAANYCPFTPEQCEQVLSLLKAFNSSSLSSSFAINNNSTYYMSGRSLPSVFSAFQSNKTNPWIIDMGATDHIIHSTSMFHTYSRITSKVQLLNGQKVESTHIGTVKLSNDLCLTNVLYVLAFNFNLLSVSKLTSDSHLWLYFASSHSNIQDLVSKKIIGAALSSNSKSNNSNRLFRFCRLHHLLSNICRSHEIFKGLQTFQILSSVSADLDSSIIFLASVCSSTIG; encoded by the exons ATGATCCTTTCTTGGCTCCTGAATGCTATTTACAGAGAAATTGCGTCAAGTGTTCTTTATCATGAATTGGCAAAAGATTTTTGGGATGATCTTGCTGTCCAATTTCAACAATCAAATGAACCATGTCTCTATCAGTTAAAGAAGGATATCTCCAACCTAATGCTGGAAAATTTAACTGTAACAACCTATTTCACTAGGCTCAAAGGTTTGTGGGATGAATTGTCTAATTACATAGCCACTAAGAAATGTGTTTGTTGTCAAGGATCTGCATGTGGAAAGTCATCTCATGAGGATTATGTGCTGCAATTTCTTATGGGGTTAAATGGCACATATTCACAAATTCGTGGACAAATATTGTTGAGTGATCCTCCGCCTTCAATCAGCAAGGTGTATGCACTAATTGTTCAGGAAGAACCTCAACGAACTGCTGTAGGACATGTGCCTTCCATTGAATCTGCAACAATGTTGAGTAAGAATTATTCTTCAAATGCACACAAGAAAAGATATCAGAAAAATAACAAGCAAAAAAGACCATGTTCTCATTGTGGTTATGAGAATCACACAATTGAAAAATGTTATAAACAGCACAGTTATCCTCCAAGGTACAAATTTACTAAAAATAAGCCGACATCAAGATATACTAGTTATGCTCATCAAGTTATTGCTGATAAAGACTTAATTAATGCAGCAAATTATTGTCCTTTTACTCCAGAACAATGTGAGCAGGTTTTGAGTCTCCTCAAGGCTTTTAACTCTTCATCTTTGTCATCTTCCTTTGCTATAAATAACAACTCAACATATTACATGTCAGGTAGGTCCTTGCCAAGTGTCTTTTCTGCTTTTCAATCAAATAAAACCAACCCTTGGATCATTGATATGGGGGCTACTGATCACATCATACATTCGACATCTATGTTTCATACTTACTCTCGTATTACATCTAAAGTTCAACTGCTGAATGGACAAAAGGTTGAATCCACTCATATTGGTACTGTTAAGCTTTCTAATGATTTATGCTTAACCAATGTGTTGTATGTCCTTGCATTTAACTTCAATCTTCTTTCAGTTAGCAAATTGACTTCCGACTCACACTTATGGCTGTACTTTGCTTCTTCACACAGTAATATACAGGACCTTGTGAGCAAAAAGATAATTGGAGCAGCATTGAGCAGCAACAGCAAGAGCAACAACAGCAACAG GCTATTTCGCTTCTGTCGTTTGCATCATCTTCTGAGCAACATCTGTCGATCCCATGAGATATTCAAGGGATTGCAGACATTTCAGATTTTGAGTTCAGTTTCTGCTGACTTGGATTCTTCCATCATCTTCCTTGCTTCAGTGTGTTCATCAACAATTGGATAA